A DNA window from Streptomyces bacillaris contains the following coding sequences:
- a CDS encoding RHS repeat-associated core domain-containing protein encodes MFVAVPIVYAPTADARPGGLGRPEVQEQRVSKVRPVDGPGAQKARAQVAADLAANSVQARRAEAEQRKAVWPEPGSAKLTPGAVKRAAGSLPLTLRSAPSRKSSADVGTATVNVLDQRTADRLGITGVVMTAEAETAGKGEIAVDYGDFASAVGGGWAGRLELATLPACALTTPEKSVCRTRTPLPSANDTREQTVSAVVPLSAPSDGGSPRSASSAPGPTVLALAAPGAGTGESPSGSGDYSATDLSESSSWSAGSSSGSFTWSHDFPLPTPAAGPAPTLSLGYDSGSVDGRTASTNNQGSTVGEGFSSTESYVERSYGSCDKDGQDDVFDLCWKYDNARLVLNGKSSTLVKDTTSGKWRLQGDDASKVTRSTGADNGDDDGEYWTVVTGDGSTYVFGLNKLPGAAAQRTHSVWTAPVFGDDSGEPGYDEGNSFAGRSLTQAWRWNLDYVHDTRGNASTYWYAAEENHYRKNKSAKSDASYVRGGYLREIQYGLRKGALFTGNADAKVTFGYAERCTVSDCSELKKETAERWPDVPFYAICSNGSGDCDALAPAFFTRKRLTSVNTFTWSAATSSYDPVDSWALTQKYLDGGDIGDTTDHVLTLQSLRRTAKAGSTPVVMDPITFTYHMRPNRVDGTDDILPLTRPRISTITSETGAISTVTMSAPECVRSEVTGAAEDTNTRSCFPQFWNINGSSTASVDWFHKYRVLAVVTSDPSGHNDVLEQEFAYSGAAWHYNDSPLTPKEERTWSDWRGYRQVTVYKGAKDTTRSRTVSLYLQGMNGDATRSGPPRSVSVPGLPVPGLTVPSITDDADYGGQLRQQITYSGATAIGAVVNEPWAQETARQKVPGAGDHVARYVRTRKTTTHTYLTVPKSWRSRTVTTDHDDHGMPYQVQDSGDDARSGDETCTRTWYARNADAGITTLPSRVRTVGRTCSVTDAALNLPATSAQRGDVLSDTALAYDGATWSATQKPTVGLTTWSGRAASYNAADQPSWQTVSTTGYDALGRATSSTDAAQHTTRTDYVPAQGGPVTRTDVTNAKGHKTITFFDTRRNLPLRTFDPNAKKTEVAYDAVGRMTEVWLPNRNRAAGYSPNQKFGYRLSRTDASAVSTSVLNKDGTTYQTTYAIYDSLLRPLQKQSPTPQGGRLLTDTRYDSRGLAYETHADIFDSKNLPNGTYTRAEYGESPTQTEVVFDGAGRETSRSVYFFGVKRWTTSTQHTGDSTATSSLAGGNATRAVVDARGLTVETRSYAGSSPNDVQYGSATGAAYTSARTGYTLDGKETTFTGPDNSVWTYGYDLFGRRTTVNDPDKKDADSEYNALDQLTRITDSRKAAVLTEYDEIGRITATWAGSKTDANQLTAHRYDDVLKGSPSSSTRYVGGKAGKAYVREVVAYDSLGRATGTRLKLPASDPLVVAGAPATIDFSTAFNIDGSKANSTEPGLGGLPSEVLTYGHTPLGEIKSIVGSTGYLLSADYSALGQVQQLVLGTANTEAHKKAYVTNTYEEGTGRLTRSHVTDQTHPYMLQDLNYTFNDAGNVTAISDPTTLGGAGKAETQCFAYDGFRRLTEAWTPASQKCGDTRKADSLSGPAPYWTGYTYDDAGQRRTETQHRTTGDVTTTYCYTDARPHLLTGTSTQNNCAAPQRSYTYDETGNTRSRPGASGTQDLKWDKEGRLESLSEGARSTDYVYDADGNLLIRSEKNGERVLYAGGTELHLKSDGKFWAQRFYGTQQLTVAIRSNESGTNKLQYLAGDRHGTSSLAIASDTQAFTKRYMTVFGAERAGAIGLWPGDRGFLGKTHDRSTGLTHVDAREYDAALGRFISVDPLLEPGKHQSLNGYGYAENNPATLSDPSGLGSFSCTMGVDCSAAVVKVESTVSPPLYGASSTGHSGTAWNSPLGFTGSSASPLLPSPPPLLMGPDPIELQYTGPMSPAQKMQALKRYLDSIPVQSGSLVHNDHGGDGKVKSDGPWSLAYRWMWGSDFSNPTNTISDAKFDGDDKMTELVRKSSGMKDVREQVVKQFTETGKKSGKDKYSVTKNRDGSEKSKAQMAQSYVADFGGLLIGKESREAQGVLGSYDVTYDIVKSKGNEFTVEYRVRTDIDNESFVPGHSPGQKIFNYLPQKMGGYFAGYRVDIRWSETMYK; translated from the coding sequence ATGTTCGTGGCCGTTCCCATCGTCTACGCGCCGACCGCCGATGCCCGGCCGGGGGGTCTGGGCCGCCCCGAGGTCCAGGAGCAGCGGGTCAGCAAGGTGCGACCGGTCGACGGCCCGGGCGCGCAGAAAGCGCGGGCACAGGTGGCCGCCGATCTGGCGGCCAATTCGGTGCAGGCCCGCAGGGCCGAGGCCGAACAGCGAAAGGCCGTATGGCCCGAGCCCGGCAGCGCGAAGCTCACCCCGGGTGCCGTCAAACGGGCCGCGGGGAGTCTGCCGTTGACCCTGCGTTCGGCCCCGAGCAGGAAGAGCTCGGCCGACGTCGGCACAGCCACCGTGAACGTCCTGGACCAGAGGACCGCCGACCGTCTCGGCATCACCGGTGTGGTCATGACCGCCGAGGCCGAGACGGCGGGCAAGGGCGAGATAGCGGTCGACTACGGCGACTTCGCCTCCGCGGTGGGCGGCGGCTGGGCCGGACGACTGGAACTCGCGACGCTCCCCGCCTGCGCGCTGACGACTCCGGAGAAGTCCGTCTGTCGTACGCGTACGCCCCTTCCATCGGCCAACGACACGCGCGAGCAGACCGTGTCCGCCGTCGTACCGCTGAGTGCCCCCTCCGATGGCGGCTCGCCGCGGTCTGCCTCCTCCGCCCCCGGCCCCACCGTTCTGGCCCTGGCAGCCCCTGGGGCCGGCACCGGGGAATCTCCCTCGGGCAGTGGTGACTACTCGGCCACCGACCTCTCCGAGTCCTCGTCGTGGTCGGCCGGCAGCAGTTCGGGGTCCTTCACCTGGTCGCACGACTTCCCCCTTCCCACGCCCGCCGCCGGACCGGCGCCGACTCTGTCCCTCGGCTATGACTCGGGCAGTGTCGACGGCCGCACCGCCTCCACGAACAATCAGGGCAGCACGGTCGGCGAAGGATTCAGCAGCACCGAATCGTATGTGGAGCGCTCCTACGGGAGCTGCGACAAAGACGGGCAGGACGACGTCTTCGACCTCTGCTGGAAGTACGACAACGCCCGGCTCGTCCTGAACGGCAAGTCCTCCACTCTGGTCAAGGACACCACATCGGGCAAGTGGCGGCTCCAGGGCGACGACGCATCGAAGGTCACCCGGTCCACCGGGGCCGACAACGGGGACGACGACGGCGAATACTGGACCGTGGTCACCGGTGACGGTTCCACGTATGTCTTCGGCCTGAACAAGCTGCCGGGTGCGGCTGCCCAGCGCACCCACTCCGTGTGGACCGCACCCGTCTTCGGCGACGACTCGGGCGAGCCCGGATACGACGAGGGCAACTCGTTCGCCGGTCGTTCACTGACGCAGGCGTGGCGGTGGAACCTCGACTACGTCCACGACACCCGTGGCAACGCGTCCACCTACTGGTACGCGGCCGAGGAGAACCACTACCGGAAGAACAAGTCGGCCAAGTCCGATGCTTCCTACGTCCGCGGCGGGTACCTCAGGGAGATCCAGTACGGCCTCCGCAAGGGGGCGCTGTTCACCGGCAACGCCGACGCCAAGGTCACCTTCGGCTACGCAGAGCGCTGCACGGTCTCCGACTGCTCCGAGCTGAAGAAGGAAACCGCGGAGAGATGGCCGGATGTCCCCTTCTACGCCATCTGCTCGAACGGCTCCGGCGACTGTGACGCGCTGGCGCCGGCCTTCTTCACCCGCAAGCGCCTGACCTCCGTCAACACCTTCACCTGGTCGGCGGCGACGTCCTCGTACGATCCCGTCGACTCCTGGGCGCTGACCCAGAAGTATCTCGACGGGGGCGACATCGGTGATACGACCGACCATGTGCTGACGCTCCAGTCACTCCGGCGGACCGCCAAGGCCGGTTCCACCCCCGTCGTCATGGACCCCATCACCTTCACCTACCACATGCGCCCCAACCGGGTGGACGGTACGGACGACATCCTGCCGCTGACCCGGCCCCGGATATCGACGATCACGTCGGAGACCGGTGCCATCTCCACCGTCACGATGTCCGCTCCCGAGTGTGTGCGGAGCGAGGTGACCGGAGCCGCCGAGGACACCAACACCCGTAGCTGCTTCCCGCAGTTCTGGAACATCAACGGTTCCTCCACCGCCTCCGTGGACTGGTTCCACAAGTACCGGGTACTCGCCGTGGTCACCTCCGACCCGTCCGGGCACAACGACGTCCTGGAGCAGGAGTTCGCGTACAGCGGCGCAGCCTGGCACTACAACGACTCGCCCCTGACGCCCAAGGAGGAACGGACCTGGTCCGACTGGCGCGGCTACCGCCAGGTGACCGTCTACAAGGGAGCCAAGGACACCACCCGTTCCCGGACCGTCTCCCTCTACCTCCAAGGCATGAACGGCGACGCCACGCGGTCCGGGCCCCCCAGGTCCGTCAGCGTGCCCGGTCTGCCGGTCCCGGGCCTCACGGTCCCCTCCATCACCGACGACGCCGACTACGGAGGCCAGCTCCGCCAGCAGATCACGTACTCCGGTGCCACGGCGATCGGGGCCGTGGTCAACGAGCCCTGGGCGCAGGAGACGGCCCGGCAGAAGGTGCCGGGCGCCGGGGACCATGTCGCACGTTATGTGCGGACCCGGAAGACCACCACCCACACGTACCTGACCGTGCCGAAGTCCTGGCGCTCCCGTACGGTCACGACCGATCATGACGACCACGGGATGCCGTACCAGGTCCAGGACAGCGGTGACGACGCCAGATCCGGCGACGAGACCTGCACCCGTACCTGGTACGCGCGGAACGCGGACGCCGGTATCACCACTCTGCCGTCCCGGGTCAGGACCGTCGGCAGGACCTGCTCGGTGACCGATGCCGCGCTGAATCTGCCGGCCACCTCGGCACAGCGCGGTGATGTCCTCTCGGACACCGCGCTCGCCTACGACGGCGCCACCTGGTCCGCCACCCAGAAGCCCACCGTGGGCCTCACCACCTGGAGCGGCCGCGCGGCCTCGTACAACGCGGCGGACCAGCCCTCGTGGCAGACCGTCTCCACCACGGGCTACGACGCGCTCGGCCGGGCCACCTCCTCCACCGACGCGGCCCAGCACACGACGAGGACGGATTACGTTCCGGCGCAGGGCGGTCCGGTGACGCGCACCGATGTCACCAACGCCAAGGGCCACAAGACCATCACTTTCTTCGACACCCGGCGCAATCTGCCGTTGCGGACGTTCGACCCCAACGCCAAGAAGACGGAGGTCGCCTACGACGCCGTGGGCCGCATGACCGAGGTCTGGCTGCCGAACCGCAACCGTGCTGCTGGCTACAGCCCGAACCAGAAGTTCGGCTACCGCCTGAGCAGGACCGACGCGTCGGCGGTCTCCACCTCGGTGCTCAACAAGGACGGCACCACTTACCAGACCACGTACGCGATCTACGACTCCCTGCTGCGTCCGCTCCAGAAGCAGTCGCCCACTCCGCAGGGGGGCCGACTGCTCACCGACACCCGTTACGACTCTCGGGGCCTGGCTTACGAGACGCATGCGGACATCTTCGACAGCAAGAACCTGCCCAACGGCACCTACACCCGGGCCGAGTACGGCGAGTCGCCCACCCAGACCGAAGTCGTCTTCGACGGCGCCGGCCGCGAGACATCGCGTTCGGTGTACTTCTTCGGGGTCAAGCGCTGGACCACATCCACCCAGCACACCGGCGATTCCACGGCCACCTCGTCCCTAGCGGGCGGCAACGCGACCCGGGCGGTCGTCGATGCCCGCGGGCTGACGGTGGAGACACGCTCGTACGCCGGTTCCTCCCCCAACGACGTCCAGTACGGCAGCGCCACCGGTGCCGCGTACACATCCGCGAGGACGGGCTACACGCTCGACGGCAAGGAGACCACGTTCACCGGGCCGGACAACTCCGTGTGGACCTACGGCTACGACCTCTTCGGCCGCCGCACCACGGTGAACGACCCGGACAAGAAGGACGCGGACAGCGAGTACAACGCGCTCGACCAGCTCACCAGGATCACCGACAGCAGGAAGGCGGCGGTCCTCACCGAGTACGACGAGATCGGCCGGATCACCGCCACCTGGGCGGGCAGCAAGACGGATGCCAACCAGTTGACCGCGCACCGGTACGACGACGTGCTCAAGGGCAGTCCGTCTTCGTCCACCCGCTACGTCGGTGGCAAAGCCGGAAAGGCGTACGTCCGCGAGGTCGTCGCCTACGACAGTCTGGGCCGCGCCACGGGCACCCGGCTGAAGCTTCCCGCGAGCGACCCGCTGGTCGTGGCCGGGGCACCGGCCACGATCGACTTCTCGACCGCCTTCAACATCGACGGCTCGAAGGCGAACTCCACAGAACCGGGGTTGGGCGGCCTTCCCTCCGAGGTTCTCACCTACGGCCACACGCCCCTCGGCGAGATCAAGTCGATCGTCGGCTCCACCGGGTATCTGCTCTCCGCCGACTACTCGGCCCTCGGCCAGGTGCAGCAGCTCGTGCTCGGCACCGCGAACACCGAGGCCCACAAGAAGGCCTACGTGACCAACACCTACGAGGAGGGAACCGGCCGGCTGACCCGGAGCCATGTCACGGACCAGACGCATCCGTACATGCTCCAGGATCTCAACTACACCTTCAACGACGCCGGCAACGTGACGGCCATATCCGACCCGACGACGCTGGGCGGAGCCGGCAAGGCCGAGACCCAGTGCTTCGCCTACGACGGTTTCCGACGTCTCACGGAGGCATGGACCCCCGCCTCACAGAAGTGCGGCGATACCCGGAAGGCCGACAGCCTCTCCGGTCCCGCTCCGTACTGGACCGGCTATACCTACGACGACGCCGGTCAGCGCCGGACGGAGACCCAGCACCGGACCACCGGTGATGTCACGACCACCTACTGCTACACCGACGCCCGCCCGCATCTGCTGACCGGGACCAGCACGCAGAACAACTGCGCGGCTCCGCAGCGCTCGTACACGTACGACGAGACGGGCAACACGCGCAGCCGGCCGGGTGCGTCCGGGACTCAGGACCTCAAGTGGGACAAGGAAGGCAGGCTGGAAAGCCTTTCGGAGGGGGCCAGGAGCACCGACTACGTCTACGACGCCGACGGCAACCTGCTGATCCGCAGCGAGAAGAACGGCGAGCGCGTTCTGTACGCCGGCGGGACAGAGCTGCATCTCAAGTCCGATGGAAAGTTCTGGGCCCAGCGCTTCTACGGGACGCAGCAGCTGACCGTCGCCATCCGCTCCAACGAGTCGGGCACCAACAAGCTCCAGTACCTGGCCGGTGACCGCCACGGAACCTCCTCCCTCGCCATCGCCTCCGACACCCAGGCGTTCACCAAGCGATACATGACCGTCTTCGGTGCGGAACGCGCGGGAGCCATCGGCCTCTGGCCGGGAGACCGGGGTTTCCTGGGCAAGACGCACGACAGGTCCACCGGGCTGACGCATGTCGACGCTCGTGAGTACGATGCGGCGCTCGGCCGTTTCATCAGCGTCGACCCGCTGCTGGAGCCGGGCAAGCACCAGTCGCTCAACGGATACGGATACGCCGAGAACAATCCAGCGACCCTGTCCGACCCATCGGGGCTGGGCTCCTTCTCCTGCACCATGGGGGTGGACTGCAGCGCCGCGGTGGTAAAGGTCGAGTCCACCGTGTCGCCGCCGCTCTACGGCGCCAGCAGCACGGGCCACTCGGGCACCGCGTGGAACTCCCCCCTCGGCTTCACGGGCAGCTCCGCCTCTCCCCTGCTGCCGTCCCCGCCGCCGCTGCTCATGGGGCCCGACCCCATCGAGCTGCAGTACACGGGGCCGATGAGCCCGGCACAGAAGATGCAGGCGCTCAAGCGGTATCTGGACAGCATTCCCGTACAGTCCGGCTCGCTGGTCCACAACGACCACGGCGGGGACGGGAAGGTCAAGAGCGACGGGCCCTGGAGCCTTGCGTATCGTTGGATGTGGGGGAGCGATTTCAGCAATCCGACCAACACCATCTCGGACGCGAAGTTCGACGGTGACGACAAGATGACGGAACTCGTCAGGAAGAGCTCCGGCATGAAGGACGTCCGCGAGCAGGTCGTGAAGCAATTCACCGAGACGGGGAAAAAGAGCGGAAAAGACAAGTACAGCGTCACCAAGAACCGGGACGGGTCCGAAAAGAGCAAGGCCCAGATGGCCCAATCCTACGTGGCCGACTTCGGCGGACTCCTCATCGGCAAGGAGAGCCGTGAGGCCCAGGGAGTCCTGGGCTCCTACGACGTCACGTACGACATCGTGAAAAGCAAGGGCAATGAATTCACCGTCGAGTACCGCGTGAGAACAGACATCGACAACGAGTCTTTCGTGCCGGGCCACAGCCCGGGCCAGAAGATATTCAACTACCTTCCGCAGAAGATGGGCGGATACTTCGCGGGATACCGAGTGGATATCAGATGGTCCGAAACCATGTACAAGTAG